The Brassica oleracea var. oleracea cultivar TO1000 chromosome C7, BOL, whole genome shotgun sequence sequence GTGCCAACCGTCACAGCCCTTTCCTTGACGTTCAGTGTGGGATCATTTTAAACGTTCAGCAGTTTCGACGTCACAAGGAGCAACAACAAGTTCCGTCTGTCTGAGACTCCCCTCTCCATACGCTTCAATGATGGGACGTCTTTTGTAGAGCTAACCGATTCGGTGAAATAAATACCTACTGAACTGTTACGATTTCATAGACCAGCTACGTGCATTGGCGAACACCAACAGACAACTACCTGGTATGTTTGTAATCTTCTTTATCTATCTTGTCGCTTAAGAATCCTACGTCCGTCTATATTAAGGTCCTGCTACGTTTTAATTTTCGAACATAATCGGTGAGCTAACTGCAATCAGGAGCACTAATAACGATACACACGGGTCGCAGCGCGTAATGCTTACTCTTTGCATAGAGAGGTTGTTTGTACAGTCAAACTCCAGTGGTTTGCGTGTTTTACAACTATATATTCCAATGTAACTCTATATTGCAGTTATATCACCGTGGTCATTAGCATCTTTGATGCCTTAGCCCTTGCATTTTATAACAAACTCGAGAGCTACGGGACGGAACCAACAATTGTACTTGCCACCAGCATAAATCCGAAACTTGTTGGAGGTCAGTAAGCTAGGGTCTCATTCATACGATAACTAAAATCTTAAACAAACATAGCTTCCATTTATTAAATTTCAGTTATGCAGGTCGATTTGTTAATGTCACATCTGGAACACACCTTTACTTCGACACGGAGACCGCTGTTGGAAAAGAAAAGATTGACAAGCAAGTGACCCTCATTCTAATTAGATAGAGACCACTTGGTTCACATTAAGCATGTTTCCATCTGCTTTAATTTATTTTTTGACTGTCATTCAACACTTATCTCTTAATAGGTTGACAGGTGAAGGCACATATGAGACAACATCTTCATCGAAGGTGGTATATGCACAGAAAGAAGCCCTGATCGCTTCAGAGCTAAAGCAATATGTTATCGCTGCCGACCCTCAGGTTCGCTTCTCGTCTAATTTAGAAAGCGCTATGAATTAACCAAACTAATAGATAATGTTTTCTTTGGCATCACAGATAATTGAGTTTCTTTGACCGGAATTCTGCCAGGCTTTGTTAAAGATGTTGGTACCTAATCCTAATTTTAGTTATGCTGCTACCTAAATTATATAAACGATGTATTTGATATTTTGAAAACAGGAGGATGAAGAGGTTCCTGATGCTCAGCTTCCTGGAGTGAATGCACTAGCTTCGAATGGAGCTGCTGATGAGAACTCCAATGTTGCGCCCCACCATCCATGTCTGCTGATCCAGCTGCCGAAGGTGAACCATCAACCAAACAGCAACTTGATCCGAGCCACAGTGGATCCAAGAAGGCACGCTTGGCATAATTTCACGTAGATACCTTTGATAACCATTGAATACTTATCACGTGGATACCCTTAACAAAAGTATTAATGCTTTTGCATCTTTTTCTACTTTTGTTTTCAACTCACTGTAGTGATCAGTGTTTGAATTATTAATGCAAGTTTATTTTATACAGGCAACATTTTGTTAAGATAAGTCAAGTAGTCATGCTACCTTACGTATGAAGTTCATACTTCTAAACACTTGGTAGTCTGCGTAAGCAATTGATGATAAAGTTACATGTCTATAGAGGTGTCAACTGGGTGGGCTGACCATGGGCTAGTCCAGTCCAATTCATTTTGGGCGGGCTATGGACGTGCCCAATTAATAAATGGTCCAACTGGACAATAGACCAATTGGTACATGGTCCAATTGGGCAAAGACCAAAAGGACAATTGGTGTCCATGGGCTTCTTAAAACATTTTTTATGAGTTTAATAAAAGAAAACATAACTTTACGATTTAATCCAAAACAATAGTTTTATCGCTAAAATAAAAAATTCACGATTTTGACAGAAAACATAATTTCACAATTTTGACGGAAAAATGTATTTCATTAATTTGGCGGGAAAACGCAATTTCTCGATTTTGGCGGGAAAACGCAATTTCTCGATTTTGGCGGAAAACGCAATTTCTCGATTTTGACGGGAAAACGCAATTTCTCGGTTTTGGCGGGAAAACGCAATTTCTCGGTTTTGGTGGGAAAACGCAATTTTTCGGTTTTGGCGAGAAAACGCAATTTCTCGGTTTTGGAGGGAAAACACAATTTCTCGGTTTCTGTGGGAAAACGTAATTTCTCGGTTTTGGCGGAAAAACGCAATTTTCGGTTTGGCGGGAAAACGCAATTTCTTGGTTTTGGCGGGAAAACACAATTTCTCGGTTTCGGTGAGAAAGCGTAATTTCTCGATTTTGGCGGGAAAACGCAATTTTCGGTTTTGGCGGGAAAACACAATTTTTCTGGTTTTAGCGGGAAAACGTAATTTCAAAATTTTAGTAATAAGATCTAAACTAATAATTAAAAAATAATTATAAATTTTATTGGGTGTTCATGGGCATGCCCATTTGAACATGGTCTCTATTGGTCTTGGACATTTGTTTGGACCATTGTCCAATATGGACCACCCATTAGTGTCCAAAACTGAAATGGTCCAACTGGTCATGCCAATTTGGATCATGGACGGACCATTTGACAGCTATACATGTCTACTAACTTTTTCTTAAAAAATACATAAACCATACAATTAAACAGTGTACACTTCAAGTATTTCCTCAAAACAAGATTAAAAGCATCAAAATTACGGCATCCAAGTCTCGATGAGTACATCCAAATCTACACTGCCGGTGCCACTGTCCCTCAAATACCTGTTACATGTAAATCGTCAAAGATGTACATTTGTTGAAAGGTGTTGACGTATATATATATAGATTTGACGTCCACACCACTAAAAACGTTTGTCCATGTTATCCAAGAATAAAAGTCAAAAGAATAAATATAAATCATTACATTTTTTAAACTCATTTATTTAAAATTTTGTGTTCTCTTAAAAAAAACCATTACATTTTTTAATTCATTTATTAAAAATTTTATGTCCTCTTAAAAAAATATAGTGGTTCTTTCAACTCAAACCAACAAAATTAAATTTACAATACGATCTTAGAAAGTTTTAAATTTATCATATTCAATTTAAAACAATATTTCAAATGTTCTATAAAATGTTTTGATCAAATGTTCTATAAAATAAAAATATATTTTAACATAAAACAATTTTTTTTGTAAATTTCGGGCGGGCCAACCCCTTGTATACATAATTTTAGTCTTTTTTTTTTACATAAGTTTAGTCTACAATACAGATTCTATCAAAATAATCGGTAAAGGAAATAAATCAGGGTATTATTTAAATTTTAATTAGTAAAGTTATATAAAAAATGGCGAAAAAAAGAAACGTCCTTCTTCTTCTTCCTGCGAGTGGATCCGGAGAGCGAAAAAAGCACCAGACGAGTGATTATAAGAGAGGATGCATTCTTTTGGGTACAGAGCGAATTCTCTGCTCACATTCGCTGTGACGATACTGGCCTTTATGTGCGCGATTGTATCCTTCTCCTTCAGTAACCAAACTCCCTCTGCTCAGATCCAGGTTTGCGTTAGTTTTGTATCCCTTAGTGTAATCCTGGATCTAATGCTTTATTTCGTGAGAGGGTGAAACTTGTTTAGATCCTTAGTTTTTTTTTTTGATCCTTTGTGGTGGAAAAGTCTGAGCCTTTTTAATAATGATTGTGCTTTGGTGTGTAGATATTGAACATCAATTGGTTTCAGAAGCAACCCCATGGAAATGATGAGGTAAGCTCTCATGGTTTCATCAGATGAAAGTTTGGCCTTTGATGGTTGAGTTGAGTAAGATCCATAATATGGTCATGACTTTGTACTTTTGGTTTGAAACTTTTAAGTGATAGTCATATGAAGCTTAGTAGTCATTGTGTTTCTTGAATTTGATATCCCTTGGGTTTCAGATGCGTCTGTTTATTTGAACATTGTAGTAGAATAAGATTATTTTACAATAGCCTAGCCCTCTTGAAAGTCATATTGAACTCAAATTGTCCAAGTTGTTGAATATAAACCAGGAATGTGATATAAGTTAATAAATAAATGCTCGGTTATTTTCCAGCTTATATGCACACACCGCTAGTTTTGTCTTCGTTATCTGTTGCATATATTCAGCACATAACGTGTGTTTCAGGTCAGCTTGACACTGAACATAACAGCGGACTTGCAGTCACTCTTTACTTGGAACACAAAGCAGGTATTGTACCATATGAAAACACACCAAATGCTAATCTGAGATCTTTCCAGTCTCATACTGTAACCCTGAATACTTCTTTTTGTATGGTCTCGGATAAACATAACGAAACCAACACAAATGAAAATATTTGTAGGTATTCGCTTTTGTAGCAGCAGAGTATAAAACCTCCAAGAATTCCCTAAACCAGGTATAAATTTACTCTGCTTCAAACGCTTTATAACTTTACTGCTCTCGCTGTGGATGAGAACAAGTTCAGAGTTATGTGTGGTTTAGCGTTGTTGTCTTCCTAATGCATGTAATGTAGATAAGGACCCTCTTGTTGATATACGATGAACATTTGACATTTTTTTTAACAGGTTTCTCTATGGGATGCCATAATACCCGAGAAGGAGCATGCCAAGTTCTGGATACAAATCTCAAATAAGTACCGTTTCATTGATCAGGTACTTTGAAAGCACTTTCTCTTAAAACACTCGTCGTTCCCCTTTGTCAAGAGCATATCCGATTGTGGATCTTTCTAGGGATACAACCTCCGAAGGAAAGATTTCAACTTGACACTGCACTGGCATGTCATGCCCAAGACTGGCAAGATGTTTGCTGACAAAATAGTCATGTCTGGTTATAGTTTACCTGATGCATACAGATGATTATGAAGAGCCGCCTCATGCATCATCATCTAGGAAAGAAAGAGAGGTATGTTTCAGGTTTGAGACTCCAATGTCTGATCTGTATACTGAGAACATGTTAATTTATGTTATGAACCAGATTGTGGATGACTCATAACTAAGAGATTATGATTTGTAATCTTTCCATTTATCTATGACCGTGTAATCTCTTATATATGAAACCTTTATGTTATGAATAAAGATAGATTTTTCCATTACTTTTATAACATGTTATCAGCACGAAACACTAAATCCCTAAGCTAATACCAAAATCGAAAAACCCTAAAACCCTAACCCTAGCCGGCGATCCGGCGATCCGGCGAACCCTAAACCCCTATCGCGTCTCTTGTTCCCGCTTCTGTTCCAGCTCGCGTCCCCGATCAGCTTCAGCCCAAGGCGTTCTTGATTCTAGTTCAGACGTTCGTGACTCGAGAGCAGCTCCAGCACGCGACCTCTTCCTCGTTCGCGACAACATCAGACAGCTCGCGTCCGACGATCAAGGCGTTCCCGATCAAGCAACAAAGGACGTCCNNNNNNNNNNNNNNNNNNNNNNNNNNNNNNNNNNNNNNNNNNNNNNNNNNNNNNNNNNNNNNNNNNNNNNNNNNNNNNNNNNNNNNNNNNNNNNNNNNNNNNNNNNNNNNNNNNNNNNNNNNNNNNNNNNNNNNNNNNNNNNNNNNNNNNNNNNNNNNNNNNNNNNNNNNNNNNNNNNNNNNNNNNNNNNNNNNNNNNNNNNNNNNNNNNNNNNNNNNNNNNNNNNNNNNNNNNNNNNNNNNNNNNNNNNNNNNNNNNNNNNNNNNNNNNNNNNNNNNNNNNNNNNNNNNNNNNNNNNNNNNNNNNNNNNNNNNNNNNNNNNNNNNNNNNNNNNNNNNNNNNNNNNNNNNNNNNNNNNNNNNNNNNNNNNNNNNNNNNNNNNNNNNNNNNNNNNNNNNNNNNNNNNNNNNNNNNNNNNNNNNNNNNNNNNNNNNNNNNNNNNNNNNNNNNNNNNNNNNNNNNNNNNNNNNNNNNNNNNNNNNNNNNNNNNNNNNNNNNNNNNNNNNNNNNNNNNNNNNNNNNNNNNNNNNNNNNNNNNNNNNNNNNNNNNNNNNNNNNNNNNNNNNNNNNNNNNNNNNNNNNNNNNNNNNNNNNNNNNNNNNNNNNNNNNNNNNNNNNNNNNNNNNNNNNNNNNNNNNNNNNNNNNNNNNNNNNNNNNNNNNNNNNNNNNNNNNNNNNNNNNNNNNNNNNNNNNNNNNNNNNNNNNNNNNNNNNNNNNNNNNNNNNNNNNNNNNNNNNNNNNNNNNNNNNNNNNNNNNNNNNNNNNNNNNNNNNNNNNNNNNNNNNNNNNNNNNNNNNNNNNNNNNNNNNNNNNNNNNNNNNNNNNNNNNNNNNNNNNNNNNNNNNNNNNNNNNNNNNNNNNNNNNNNNNNNNNNNNNNNNNNNNNNNNNNNNNNNNNNNNNNNNNNNNNNNNNNNNNNNNNNNNNNNNNNNNNNNNNNNNNNNNNNNNNNNNNNNNNNNNNNNNNNNNNNNNNNNNNNNNNNNNNNNNNNNNNNNNNNNNNNNNNNNNNNNNNNNNNNNNNNNNNNNNNNNNNNNNNNNNNNNNNNNNNNNNNNNNNNNNNNNNNNNNNNNNNNNNNNNNNNNNNNNNNNNNNNNNNNNNNNNNNNNNNNNNNNNNNNNNNNNNNNNNNNNNNNNNNNNNNNNNNNNNNNNNNNNNNNNNNNNNNNNNNNNNNNNNNNNNNNNNNNNNNNNNNNNNNNNNNNNNNNNNNNNNNNNNNNNNNNNNNNNNNNNNNNNNNNNNNNNNNNNNNNNNNNNNNNNNNNNNNNNNNNNNNNNNNNNNNNNNNNNNNNNNNNNNNNNNNNNNNNNNNNNNNNNNNNNNNNNNNNNNNNNNNNNNNNNNNNNNNNNNNNNNNNNNNNNNNNNNNNNNNNNNNNNNNNNNNNNNNNNNNNNNNNNNNNNNNNNNNNNNNNNNNNNNNNNNNNNNNNNNNNNNNNNNNNNNNNNNNNNNNNNNNNNNNNNNNNNNNNNNNNNNNNNNNNNNNNNNNNNNNNNNNNNNNNNNNNNNNNNNNNNNNNNNNNNNNNNNNNNNNNNNNNNNNNNNNNNNNNNNNNNNNNNNNNNNNNNNNNNNNNNNNNNNNNNNNNNNNNNNNNNNNNNNNNNNNNNNNNNNNNNNNNNNNNNNNNNNNNNNNNNNNNNNNNNNNNNNNNNNNNNNNNNNNNNNNNNNNNNNNNNNNNNNNNNNNNNNNNNNNNNNNNNNNNNNNNNNNNNNNNNNNNNNNNNNNNNNNNNNNNNNNNNNNNNNNNNNNNNNNNNNNNNNNNNNNNNNNNNNNNNNNNNNNNNNNNNNNNNNNNNNNNNNNNNNNNNNNNNNNNNNNNNNNNNNNNNNNNNNNNNNNNNNNNNNNNNNNNNNNNNNNNNNNNNNNNNNNNNNNNNNNNNNNNNNNNNNNNNNNNNNNNNNNNNNNNNNNNNNNNNNNNNNNNNNNNNNNNNNNNNNNNNNNNNNNNNNNNNNNNNNNNNNNNNNNNNNNNNNNNNNNNNNNNNNNNNNNNNNNNNNNNNNNNNNNNNNNNNNNNNNNNNNNNNNNNNNNNNNNNNNNNNNNNNNNNNNNNNNNNNNNNNNNNNNNNNNNNNNNNNNNNNNNNNNNNNNNNNNNNNNNNNNNNNNNNAATAGTTTAAGGAAGAAAGACGTATTTGGCCATATGATTAAGACGCCATATGATGTTAAAACCAGTGGATATAAATGGGTCTTGTGAGGAATTGAAATCGTGAGATATAAAGCTGATGTTGCACAAGGATTCTCACAAAGACCAGTAATTGATTATGAGGAGACATACTCATGTGGTGGATGCAATTACTTTTAGATTTCTCATAAGTTTGGCTATATAAGAGAGAAAATTAGACTTGATGCAAGTTGATGTAGTGACTGCATATTTATATGGTCCACTGGATAATGAAAGTACTAGAGGGTATTAAGGTGAAAGTACAACAAGTTCTCGAGAACAATATTGATAATCATCAAAGTATATGATCTGAACCTCTTGATACAATTTCCCAAACATCTCAAGAAAGAGTTTGAGATGAAAGATCTTGGAAAACAAAATTTTNNNNNNNNNNNNNGATTACAGCTTGAGTACATTAACAATGAAATCCTTGTGCATCAAATAGTATATACAGAAAAGAGTACTCAAGAGATTTAATATGGACCAGTCTCACCCATTATCTAGTACATGAGCGTGAGATCACTTGTTTTGGACACTGATCCATTCAATCCGAAGGTGGACGATAAAGAAGTCTATTTAGTTCTGAGATGGACGATGCAGAAGTCTTGTTTTAGACACTGATCTGATTGGTCCATAAGAAGGACGATGAACCAGCCCAAAGAGGGGTTATTTGGTTTTGTTGATTTGTTTTCAGACAGGTTATGTTTTACACATGGTGGTACACGCATATCACAGCAACATCATCCAAGATTTCGTGTGTGTGTATTTGAGGTCGATGACTCAATATGTTCTATCAGATTGTGGCATGGCCGATGGTAAAGAAAAACCAACTATCATGTTCGAGGACGAAGCATATTCTGCCCAAGATCTTCATCACCCACGGATTGCAGAAAATTGGAGAGGTCCAAGGGACCTTCAGTAATGTCCAAATCAGGGGGAATAATGTGTGTTGTACTCTTTTCCTTCACCATGATTTTGTCCCAATTGGGTTTTCCTAGTAAGGTTTTAATGAGGCAACATTAAAGCACATTACAAGCTCTAAATGGTTATGGCATCCAAGGGGAAGTGTTACGAACCAGATTGTGGATGACTCATAACCAAAAGATTATGATTTGTAATCTTTCCATTTTTCTATGACGGTGTAATCTCCTATATAAAGAACCTCTATGTTATGAATAAATATAGACTTTTCCATTACTTTTATAATGATTAGCATAATCTACGGATTATTAAAAACTAGGTATGGACCCATGCACGCACGGGTTTTGTTTGATTTTTAATTTTATGAAAACATATAAAGAATGACAATTTTTTACATCAATTTTAGAATATATGTATATGTTATGGACACATTTTTGAATATAAATCTGTTTTCTACATAATTTTTGATGTTTGTCTTTCGTGTTTTACAATAGTTAATAATTTTTTTTTGTTTTTTATAAATAGTTCACCTTTTAATGATGAGACTATGTTGTCTGCTTTGAAATAATCATGTTCAAGTTCAACTCAGATCGTATTTTGGAATGATGCAAGGCTATATTAATTGTAATTTGGAATGATTTTAAAAGAATTTTTATAACTTGTTTTTATTATATTAATTTAAAGTAAACGTCTTCGTATGATACTATGAAACATAGATTAAAATAGGGTTAGGCAAAAAAACCGAATCCGAAAAACTGAACCATACCCGTTCCAAAAAAGTAGTACCAAACCGGAACCAAAATTGAATAAATATCCGAACGGGTTCAAAATTTTGGTNNNNNNNNNNNNNNNNNNNNNNNNNNNNNNNNNNNNNNNNNNNNNNNNNNNNNNNNNNNNNNNNNNNNNNNNNNNNNNNNNNNNNNNNNNNNNNNNNNNNNNNNNNNNNNNNNNNNNNNNNNNNNNNNNNNNNNNNNNNNNNNNNNNNNNNNNNNNNNNNNNNNNGTTCATGTATATAAAATCATGATGGTGATAGTTGGTGCTAGAATCGGCCAACTTTTCTCAGACCAAAGGCTTTCTATTTAAATGCAGGAAAGGAAAAAATACAGGCTTTTGGGCCTTAGTAATGTTTTCGGCCTTAGTTACTTAGTTAACCTGATAATTAGAGAATAAGTTTAGATAAGAGCCCAACCCAATTTTCCCCAACAGAGACAACCAATTACAGAGGATGCAGTGAAGGGAGGAGAAAGTCGCAGGCGATGAAGAAAAAGGATCCGATCGGTGCAAGATAACTAATGAGATCATCGGAGCCACATCTGGATCATAGCTGAAACCGAGACTGTGTTCTGTGATCGAAGACTTGACCATCTATTTCGGAACGTGAGGTTGAGAGTTGATAGTAGAGAGGTGGGCGATCTGAAGCATCTCCTGTGGAGCCTTGAGTTTCGTTCGGTCCAGAGTAGGTATATTGCGCATTTCCAAGCGATTAGGAGTTTTTTTGTGAGGCTTTGGGAGTCGTAGACTGTTGAAGTAGTTGATGATGGAGTGGTATCCAGATTAGCAAAGCTACGTTGAGGACCAGACTTCCCAGCTGTAACATCAGTCAAAAAGAAGGTGTTCTCGAGTTTCTGGAGCCGCATTGCATAGAAGGCAGAATGGATCAACATTGAGGCCCTAGTTGATTTATCGATCTCTTGTAGGGCTGCAGTATAGTTCAAAAAGCCAAGCCAGGAAGTTGTATTTATGTATGCCTCCTTCACACCAAATTGTGTTGTACCACTGAACTAAGGGTGCATGATTTAGTTGATTTATCGATCTCTTGTAGGGCTGCAGTATAGTTCAAAAAGCCAAGCCAGGAAGTTGTATTTATGTATGCCTCCTTCACACCAAATTGTGTTGTACCACTGAACTAAGGGTGCATGATTCTTGAGTTCCTTGTAGATTGATCATGTGTTGTACTTGTTCCAGTTTGATCCCTTGACAGTCTAGACGTAGGTGTCTTCTTCATCCGTCAGCTGCAAGTTTGTGATTCCAGCAATGACAGTGTTCACCAATAGCAACCTTCCAGCAAAAGAAAGCGATTCACTCCAGGTATTAACCTTGCTCTTGACTCGATTTAGAAGAGGCTCGCAGTTTAGGATGGTTAGCTTCTTGGAATTTCTACAGTACGACGGTAAGGACGTTTCTTATTTAACTGATCTAGTGTTAAATAACTTTCTGAAGCCATTGTTTCTTGATTATTCCTGGTAGCAAATTGAATTGCAATTTCAGTTAGAAAATAATAAATAGAACGAACACACATAAGCATAATTAAACGTATTAAAGCTAATAAAGGAAAATTAATATTAAACACTCTTTTACAATTTTTTGGCTTTAGAATTTTAAAAAGAATAATTACTATCAATTTTCTTACAGTTATCTTTTCTTTATTATTTTAGAAAAGAAAAATTATTTGTACAAATAGTTTTTGGTTTATGATTTTAGTAAAGGAAAATTAGAATTAAATAAATTATTTGTACAAATCGTTTTTGGTATATGATTTGTAAAAACGAAAATTACTATTATTTTTTTTCAAAAAATCTTGTTAATCTGTGAATAATTATAGTTTTTTTTGTTTATGATAGAAAAAGAAAATTAATATTAACACATGTCACAATCTTAATTATATAACTACCATGTGTCGCGATCGTGTTAATTAGCAACTTTAAAAAACCAATAAAAGAAAATTAACATTAAATACTCTTCTACATTTTTTTGGTTTAAGATTTTTAAAAAGGATAATTACTATCATTTTTTAAAAAATTATCTTTTTTTTTCAAAATGATTTTAGAAAAAAACAATACTAACACATGTCACAATCTTAATTATATAACTGTCATGTGTCGCGATCGTGTTAATTAACAACTTTGAAGAACCAAGCTTTATATAACAAATTATCTTTTTTTAATGATTTTAGAAAAAAACAATACTAACACATTGTCACAATCTTAATTATATAACTACCATGTGTCGCGATCGTGTTAATTAGCAACTTTAAAAAACCAGAAAATTAACATTAAATACTCTTCTACAATTTTTTGGTTTAAGATTTTTAAAAAGGATAATTACTATCATTTTTTTTAATGATTTTAGAAAAAAAAACAATAATAATACATGTCACAATCTTAATTATATAACTGTCATGTGTCGCGATCGTGTTAATTAGCAACTTTGAAAAACCAAACTTTATATAATAAGATCAGCGAAAGAGTAAAATTCATTTGAGGACATCATATATGATTTAGTAATTGATTAAAAATAATCACACGACAAAAATATGAAAAAGATAATAGTCAAAAGGTGACTTGTAGAACAGGCACATACATAATAAGAAGATCATTCTTCATTCATCATCACATGAGCATTTGCTGCTGTTCATATATATATTTCATATATAGACCTAAAGACTCAAGTTCTTGAACCAAAGGACTTCTCCCAAGACTTGTTCCTAGTGATCTAACCAGGGAAAAAGGAGATGGGTTTGAAAAGCTTGAAGCTCTTGGAGACAGTTGAGCTTGTTCAAGAACCCTAAACTGAAGCTCTGGTGGGTAGTATATCATACAACTGATTCTAGGGTAGGCCCAGCACCAGTACTCCATCTCGAGTGTAGCCTCTCAGCTAATC is a genomic window containing:
- the LOC106304139 gene encoding uncharacterized protein LOC106304139 codes for the protein MLTLCIESYITVVISIFDALALAFYNKLESYGTEPTIVLATSINPKLVGGRFVNVTSGTHLYFDTETAVGKEKIDKLTGEGTYETTSSSKVVYAQKEALIASELKQYVIAADPQIIEFL
- the LOC106301320 gene encoding signal peptidase complex subunit 3B, with protein sequence MHSFGYRANSLLTFAVTILAFMCAIVSFSFSNQTPSAQIQILNINWFQKQPHGNDEVSLTLNITADLQSLFTWNTKQVFAFVAAEYKTSKNSLNQVSLWDAIIPEKEHAKFWIQISNKYRFIDQGYNLRRKDFNLTLHWHVMPKTGKMFADKIVMSGYSLPDAYR